One stretch of Halobacillus litoralis DNA includes these proteins:
- the nadA gene encoding quinolinate synthase NadA, with the protein MNLFETIEQNTLPERYKTMETKDLEERVLQIKREMGEKLFLPGHHYQKDEVIQFADARGDSLKLAQLSATQHKAEAIVFCGVHFMAETADILTREDQHVYLPDMRAGCSMADMANIQQTEKSWDRLMDLFDDTILPLTYVNSTAAIKAFVGKNGGATVTSSNAADMLKWAFSEKERILFLPDQHLGRNTAYDLGIPLDQMAVWDPIVEELIYDGPLEAVKVILWKGHCSVHENFRVANVEQVRADHPNMKIIVHPECSREVVELSDLSGSTNAIIQAIENAPPGSEWAIGTEMNLVNRIIQEHPEQHIISLNPRMCPCLTMNRIDLPHLAWSLESIAEGRPQNLIRVQSTVASDARKALDRMLVRA; encoded by the coding sequence ATGAACCTTTTTGAAACGATTGAACAGAACACATTGCCTGAGCGGTACAAGACAATGGAAACAAAGGACCTTGAAGAGAGAGTCCTTCAAATAAAAAGAGAAATGGGAGAGAAACTTTTCTTACCTGGCCACCATTACCAAAAAGATGAAGTGATTCAATTTGCTGATGCACGTGGTGATTCTTTAAAACTCGCGCAGTTATCCGCGACCCAACATAAAGCAGAAGCTATCGTTTTTTGCGGCGTTCATTTCATGGCCGAGACAGCTGACATCTTGACGCGGGAAGACCAGCACGTCTACCTTCCTGATATGCGCGCGGGATGTTCGATGGCAGATATGGCGAACATCCAACAGACAGAAAAATCATGGGATCGTTTAATGGACCTTTTTGATGATACCATCCTGCCCCTAACCTATGTAAATTCAACAGCAGCCATTAAAGCTTTTGTAGGAAAGAATGGCGGAGCCACCGTCACTTCTTCGAATGCCGCAGATATGCTGAAGTGGGCTTTTTCCGAGAAAGAACGAATCCTCTTCCTGCCTGACCAGCATTTGGGAAGAAATACGGCCTACGACCTCGGCATCCCGCTCGATCAAATGGCAGTCTGGGATCCGATTGTGGAAGAACTGATCTATGACGGCCCTTTGGAAGCTGTCAAAGTGATTCTATGGAAAGGACACTGCTCCGTTCATGAGAACTTCAGGGTCGCCAATGTTGAACAAGTTCGTGCCGACCACCCAAATATGAAAATCATCGTCCACCCCGAATGCAGCCGTGAAGTCGTAGAGCTTTCTGATTTATCAGGGTCCACCAACGCCATCATCCAGGCGATTGAAAATGCTCCACCCGGAAGTGAATGGGCCATCGGAACGGAAATGAACCTCGTCAACCGCATCATCCAGGAACATCCGGAGCAGCACATCATTTCATTGAACCCGAGAATGTGTCCGTGTCTGACGATGAACCGGATCGACCTCCCCCATCTGGCCTGGTCACTTGAATCGATAGCAGAAGGTCGGCCACAGAACTTGATACGAGTCCAGTCTACTGTTGCTTCTGATGCGCGAAAAGCATTGGACCGGATGTTGGTAAGGGCGTGA
- the nadC gene encoding carboxylating nicotinate-nucleotide diphosphorylase, whose amino-acid sequence MNPWKRKQQLEAFFTEDIGEHDYSTDFLFPKDHHGRLTFTSKSEGVFCGGDIITDGYRLLDAGISVELYIHDGDWVRTGQTIATIEGPVGELLKGERVILNLIQRMSGIATLTSKAVDALNDENIKICDTRKTTPGLRSFEKYAVRTGGGYNHRFGLYDAVMLKDNHIAFFGSVREAIARAKASVGHTVKIEVETETENQVVEAVEAGADIIMFDNRTPAEIKHLSTLVPASITTEASGGITLETLPDYRGLEIDYISLGLLTHSAKALDISARVATPKEEIR is encoded by the coding sequence ATGAATCCATGGAAACGTAAACAACAGTTAGAAGCCTTCTTTACGGAGGATATTGGGGAGCATGATTACAGTACCGACTTTTTATTTCCAAAAGATCACCATGGCAGACTGACCTTTACATCTAAATCAGAAGGCGTTTTTTGCGGGGGAGACATCATCACAGATGGCTATCGGCTGCTAGACGCTGGCATTTCGGTTGAACTCTATATTCATGACGGAGATTGGGTACGCACGGGCCAAACGATCGCCACTATCGAAGGTCCTGTGGGCGAGCTTTTAAAAGGGGAAAGAGTCATCCTCAACCTCATTCAACGGATGAGTGGAATCGCTACGCTGACAAGCAAGGCCGTTGACGCCTTAAATGATGAAAACATCAAGATTTGTGACACACGTAAAACCACCCCTGGATTACGCTCTTTTGAAAAGTATGCTGTCCGGACTGGCGGAGGCTACAACCACCGTTTCGGCCTTTACGATGCCGTCATGCTGAAAGATAACCATATTGCGTTTTTTGGTTCGGTTCGTGAAGCCATCGCCCGTGCGAAAGCATCTGTCGGGCATACTGTCAAAATTGAAGTAGAAACAGAAACGGAAAACCAGGTCGTGGAAGCTGTAGAAGCAGGTGCCGATATCATTATGTTCGATAACCGGACGCCCGCAGAAATCAAACACCTCTCCACCCTGGTCCCTGCTTCGATCACGACGGAGGCCTCGGGAGGAATCACGCTCGAGACCTTACCTGATTACCGTGGTCTTGAGATTGACTATATTTCCCTCGGATTACTGACCCATTCCGCCAAAGCCCTTGATATCAGCGCCCGTGTAGCCACACCAAAGGAGGAAATACGATGA
- a CDS encoding H-type small acid-soluble spore protein, with amino-acid sequence MNKERAKEIFKSEDMISVMHEDREIYIEEVIERNEMARIHPTDQPNIVQKVPLYELKEQE; translated from the coding sequence ATGAACAAAGAACGCGCAAAAGAAATCTTCAAATCTGAAGACATGATTTCGGTCATGCACGAAGACCGTGAAATTTACATCGAAGAGGTTATTGAACGTAATGAAATGGCGCGCATTCACCCGACAGATCAGCCGAATATCGTTCAAAAGGTTCCATTATACGAATTGAAAGAACAAGAATAG